One Spirochaeta cellobiosiphila DSM 17781 DNA window includes the following coding sequences:
- a CDS encoding type 1 glutamine amidotransferase: MTTYILKNIDREGPGLIAEYLKEKGKSFQVIEPDALVDFTLPSDLEALIILGGPASANDQTEDMVHKIDIAREAMNQNLKVLGICLGMQIMTKAKEGKVVPLGKTERAFRDSEGNWNPLYLLDQGQDNPLFSNISNTIPVFHLHGETIVPNEQIQWLGQGADCQYQALSFGEKAYGFQCHLELTLDMLKAWLTEDPDLVDLDHDQIIKDYLSVEEVYRTQCFCLLDNFFNHI, translated from the coding sequence ATGACAACATATATTCTGAAGAACATAGATAGGGAAGGTCCCGGTCTCATCGCTGAGTATCTAAAGGAAAAAGGAAAATCTTTCCAGGTTATTGAGCCTGATGCTCTAGTTGATTTTACCTTACCATCAGATCTGGAAGCTCTTATTATTCTTGGTGGTCCTGCTAGTGCCAATGATCAGACAGAGGATATGGTTCATAAAATCGATATTGCTCGTGAAGCTATGAACCAAAATCTTAAAGTTCTTGGCATTTGTTTGGGCATGCAAATCATGACCAAGGCGAAGGAAGGCAAAGTTGTTCCTCTTGGTAAGACAGAAAGGGCTTTTCGTGATAGTGAGGGCAATTGGAATCCTCTTTATCTCTTGGACCAGGGGCAGGATAATCCCCTCTTCAGTAATATCTCTAATACCATACCAGTCTTTCATCTTCATGGAGAAACTATTGTTCCTAATGAACAGATCCAATGGCTTGGTCAGGGTGCTGATTGTCAGTATCAGGCTTTAAGTTTTGGAGAAAAAGCCTATGGATTTCAATGTCATTTGGAGCTGACTTTGGACATGCTTAAAGCTTGGTTAACAGAGGATCCTGATCTTGTTGATCTTGATCATGATCAGATTATAAAAGATTATCTAAGTGTTGAAGAAGTCTATAGAACTCAATGTTTTTGCTTATTGGATAATTTTTTTAACCATATTTGA
- a CDS encoding ABC transporter substrate-binding protein, with the protein MQKTISLFLFLLISLQSWSTGQKEDPATTTVFTDSYERQVNIPTEINRIVSLAPSITEIIYALGSQDKLKGRTDYCDYPEDALRIPSMGSLRNPSMESIIQAQPDLVIASTHFQKDTLKALEDLNIPILILKGEDSIEGTYWVIRQIGTLLHKQEKSEQIITQMKKTIDQAAGRINNSYKPKVYYVVAYGQQGDFTAGGNTFIGQLIQEAGGINIAQDLDGWAYSFEKIVEQDPDIIICSQYYNVKEGLSNTEGYKDLRAIKEGRIYTIDSNILDRQGPRLAQAFVDLVTIIHPESFE; encoded by the coding sequence ATGCAGAAAACAATTTCCCTTTTCTTATTCCTATTAATATCATTACAAAGCTGGTCAACTGGTCAAAAAGAGGATCCTGCAACAACAACTGTTTTTACCGATAGCTATGAACGACAGGTTAATATTCCAACAGAGATAAATCGAATTGTATCTCTAGCTCCCAGCATTACAGAAATCATATATGCCTTAGGAAGCCAGGATAAACTAAAAGGTCGTACTGACTATTGTGATTATCCGGAAGATGCCCTTAGAATCCCCTCCATGGGATCACTCAGGAATCCAAGTATGGAAAGTATCATTCAGGCTCAACCAGATTTGGTAATAGCCTCCACACATTTTCAAAAGGATACACTGAAAGCCTTGGAAGATCTTAATATCCCTATATTAATCCTTAAAGGTGAAGACAGTATTGAAGGAACCTACTGGGTGATTCGTCAAATAGGAACGCTACTCCATAAACAAGAAAAATCAGAACAGATTATTACTCAGATGAAGAAAACCATAGATCAAGCCGCAGGAAGAATTAACAATTCTTACAAGCCTAAAGTTTACTATGTGGTAGCTTATGGACAACAAGGGGATTTCACTGCTGGAGGTAATACCTTTATCGGTCAATTGATCCAGGAAGCAGGCGGAATCAATATTGCCCAAGATCTGGATGGCTGGGCTTATAGTTTTGAAAAGATTGTAGAACAGGACCCTGACATCATTATTTGTTCTCAGTACTATAATGTAAAAGAAGGACTGTCCAATACAGAGGGGTATAAGGATTTGAGGGCAATAAAAGAGGGAAGGATTTATACTATTGATAGTAATATACTGGATAGACAAGGACCTAGATTAGCTCAAGCTTTTGTAGATCTTGTAACCATAATCCATCCTGAAAGCTTTGAATGA
- a CDS encoding FecCD family ABC transporter permease yields MIKLNHWQISFLLIILILFSSLLSLTIGTADIKAVEVFHIIKEQFNYPLVSKSTTPADIIILNVRAPRIVLALLVGGALAVSGTALQGLFRNPMADPYVLGLSSGAAFGVTVVIICGLSTTVLLQGSAFIGALLTAFFGLSLAQGLSRRGTTTLLLTGMTLSFMLSALISFFMYINRDLVENILFWTFGSFSSSSWMKVCLLLPPVFLGVTGLQLLSKDLNLLTQGEDMAASSGVSVQKVKILIVLLSSLLTASAVALSGIIGFIGLIIPHIMRTLGGPNHRGLLISSFFGGALVALWADGLARVILAPSELPVGIITALIGGPYFLFLLGRGQKR; encoded by the coding sequence ATGATTAAACTTAACCATTGGCAGATATCTTTTCTACTAATCATTCTTATTCTCTTTAGCAGCTTATTATCTCTCACCATAGGAACGGCTGATATAAAAGCCGTAGAAGTCTTCCATATAATAAAAGAACAATTCAATTATCCTCTAGTCTCTAAGTCCACTACCCCTGCGGATATTATTATTCTTAATGTCAGAGCTCCCCGCATAGTACTAGCCCTTCTGGTAGGAGGGGCATTAGCAGTATCAGGGACAGCGCTTCAAGGATTATTTCGTAATCCAATGGCGGATCCTTATGTATTGGGCTTATCATCAGGAGCGGCCTTCGGGGTGACAGTTGTTATTATCTGTGGCTTATCGACTACAGTGCTATTACAGGGTTCTGCTTTCATAGGGGCTCTATTAACAGCATTCTTTGGCCTGTCCCTGGCACAGGGCTTGTCGAGGAGAGGAACAACGACTCTGCTTCTCACTGGGATGACTCTTAGCTTTATGCTGTCAGCCTTAATTAGTTTCTTTATGTACATAAACAGGGATTTAGTGGAAAATATTCTATTCTGGACTTTTGGAAGCTTTTCTTCTTCTTCCTGGATGAAGGTTTGTCTTCTTTTACCACCTGTCTTTCTGGGAGTTACTGGATTGCAGTTATTATCAAAAGATTTGAATCTCCTCACACAGGGAGAAGATATGGCGGCCAGTTCAGGTGTTTCTGTACAAAAAGTAAAGATCCTCATCGTACTCCTTAGTTCTTTATTGACAGCCAGTGCAGTAGCTCTCAGCGGGATTATAGGCTTCATTGGCCTAATAATCCCTCACATTATGAGAACGTTAGGAGGCCCTAACCATCGGGGTTTACTGATATCAAGTTTCTTTGGGGGAGCCCTCGTGGCTCTTTGGGCAGATGGGTTAGCTCGTGTTATTTTAGCCCCTTCTGAGCTTCCTGTCGGTATTATTACTGCTTTGATTGGAGGACCTTATTT